The genomic region GACTTTGTATTGTCGTAAAAGACAGCGGGATCGGTCTTTCGGAAGATGAGCAGAAACTCCTTTTCGATGAATTTACGCAGTTCACCCATTCCGAAGAAGGGAAACAGAAAGGCAGCGGACTTGGACTGGCCATCAGCAAAAAGCTGGCAAGGCTCTTCGAAGCGGAACTTGTTCTGAAAAGTGAAGGGCTTGGAAAGGGTACAGAGGCTGTACTGAAACTCAAAGGTATTAACCTGTGATCTTGTAACCCACACCCCGTACCGTTACTATGCATTCATCCAGACCGATCTTTTTCCTGAGGTTTTTGATGTGCACATCCACAATATTGCTCAGTTTCAGGCTGTTGTAGTCCTGACAGAGGTATTCGTTGAGCTGGTATCGGGTGAGGACGATGTTCTTGTTTTGCAGCAGCAGTTCAAGCAGGTCGAATTCCGTGGGGCTCAAGGAGAGTACTTCGCCTTTGACAAAAACTTCCCTGCTTTTCGTATCGAGTGTCAGTTCACCGCTGCTTAAGAGGGTATTTTTCTGTGTACCTTCCCTGCGGAGCAGTGCTCTGATGCGTGCCAGGAGTTCAAGGTTGGAGTAAGGTTTACACAGATAGTCATCTCCTCCGGCATCCAGTACCTGTACGCGGTCATCTACTTCCGTATTGGCGGAAAGCATCAGGACAGGGGTGGCATTCTCTTCTTCCCTCAGCAGTTTCAAAAAGCTCAAGCCGTCTCCGTCGGGCAGATTCCAGTCCAGCAAGATGAGATCATAATGTTTATTGTCACTCAGTTCGAGCGCATCCCTGTAGGTATAGGCGATATCACAATGGTACTGTTCCTGTTCGAGCATCTCTTTGAGCTGATGTGCGACAGTTTTTTCATCTTCAACGATCAATAGATACACATAGCTTTCCTTTTGTCAACTTCTCCATTATAAATCTGTTTTACTTAAAGATGGTAAGCATCCCCTCTTCA from Sulfurovum riftiae harbors:
- a CDS encoding response regulator transcription factor, translating into MYLLIVEDEKTVAHQLKEMLEQEQYHCDIAYTYRDALELSDNKHYDLILLDWNLPDGDGLSFLKLLREEENATPVLMLSANTEVDDRVQVLDAGGDDYLCKPYSNLELLARIRALLRREGTQKNTLLSSGELTLDTKSREVFVKGEVLSLSPTEFDLLELLLQNKNIVLTRYQLNEYLCQDYNSLKLSNIVDVHIKNLRKKIGLDECIVTVRGVGYKITG